One Nocardioidaceae bacterium SCSIO 66511 genomic window carries:
- the sigE gene encoding RNA polymerase sigma factor SigE, with amino-acid sequence MTSTEQTVAEESTVAEWAEIVEQHSTRVYRLAYRLTGNKHDAEDLTQEVFIRVFRSLDSFVPGSFEGWLHRITTNLFLDRVRRRQKFRFDGFADGAEERFAGSDPSPEYAVYDANLDPDVEEALASLSEDFRVAVVLCDMEGLSYEEIADTLGVKLGTVRSRIHRGRQQLRRALAHRAPGVGRTRFAGPLDAVPTGAQ; translated from the coding sequence ATGACGAGCACCGAGCAGACTGTCGCCGAGGAGTCGACCGTGGCCGAATGGGCAGAGATCGTCGAGCAGCACTCGACACGTGTCTACCGGCTCGCGTACCGCCTCACCGGCAACAAGCACGATGCCGAGGACCTCACGCAGGAGGTTTTCATCCGGGTGTTCCGCTCGCTCGACAGCTTCGTTCCGGGGTCGTTCGAGGGCTGGCTCCACCGCATCACCACCAACTTGTTCCTCGACCGTGTTCGCCGGCGTCAGAAGTTCCGTTTCGACGGCTTCGCCGACGGTGCGGAGGAGCGGTTCGCCGGCTCTGACCCGTCGCCTGAGTATGCCGTCTACGACGCCAACCTCGACCCCGATGTGGAAGAGGCGCTGGCGTCGCTCTCGGAGGACTTCCGGGTAGCGGTCGTGCTGTGTGACATGGAGGGACTGTCATATGAGGAGATCGCCGATACGCTCGGCGTGAAGCTCGGCACGGTCCGCTCCCGGATCCATCGTGGCCGCCAGCAGCTGCGGCGCGCGCTTGCGCACCGCGCACCAGGCGTCGGCCGCACGCGGTTCGCCGGGCCGTTGGACGCGGTGCCAACAGGAGCCCAATGA
- a CDS encoding O-methyltransferase — protein MTPQSWAYAETYLDEDEHIAAARIRAAEVGVSPIGSGGGSVLTFLASLTGAQSVVEIGTGTGVSGLWLLRGMRADGVLTSVDIEAEHQRLAREAFTDAGIPSQRYRLISGSALEVLPRLTDGHYDLIFVDAAKAEYVGYLDEASRLLRPGGVVAFDNALWGGRVADTAQRDAATTTIRELGRTVRDDERFVSVLLPVSDGLLVAQKAH, from the coding sequence ATGACACCCCAGAGTTGGGCGTACGCCGAGACGTACCTCGATGAGGACGAACACATCGCGGCCGCGCGCATCCGTGCCGCCGAGGTCGGCGTGAGCCCGATCGGGTCGGGCGGCGGCTCGGTCCTCACCTTCCTCGCCTCGCTCACCGGCGCGCAGTCCGTCGTCGAGATCGGCACCGGCACCGGCGTGTCGGGGCTTTGGCTGCTGCGCGGAATGCGCGCCGACGGCGTACTCACCTCCGTCGACATCGAGGCCGAGCACCAACGGCTGGCCCGAGAGGCGTTCACCGACGCGGGCATACCGTCCCAGCGGTACCGCCTCATCTCGGGCTCCGCGCTCGAGGTCCTCCCGCGGCTCACCGACGGCCACTACGACCTGATCTTCGTCGATGCCGCCAAGGCCGAGTACGTCGGCTACCTCGACGAGGCCTCCCGCCTCCTGCGTCCGGGGGGCGTCGTGGCGTTCGACAACGCCCTGTGGGGCGGTCGGGTCGCCGATACGGCACAACGTGACGCCGCTACGACCACGATTCGAGAGCTCGGCCGTACCGTCCGCGATGACGAGCGGTTCGTCTCGGTGCTCCTCCCGGTCAGCGACGGCCTGCTGGTCGCGCAGAAGGCCCACTGA
- a CDS encoding DUF1992 domain-containing protein: MSDPGMNAVERQIQAAQNRGAFDDLPGAGKPLNLTSTEDPDWWVKGLIERERLDMSAVLPSAVQLRKEAEGFPASLADIPREHTVREVLDDFNRRVKQDRLRPAPSGIPQVIAPLVDVDDMVARWAELRRARELGRDEPAEAAPPKRRWWRRR, translated from the coding sequence ATGAGCGACCCGGGTATGAACGCCGTCGAACGACAGATCCAAGCCGCGCAGAATCGGGGCGCGTTCGACGATCTGCCGGGCGCCGGCAAGCCGCTGAACCTCACCAGCACCGAAGACCCCGACTGGTGGGTCAAGGGACTGATCGAACGCGAACGGCTCGACATGTCGGCCGTTCTCCCGAGCGCCGTGCAGTTGCGCAAAGAGGCCGAAGGGTTCCCGGCGTCGCTCGCCGACATCCCCCGCGAGCACACGGTGCGCGAGGTGCTCGACGACTTCAACCGGAGGGTCAAACAGGACCGTCTGCGGCCCGCCCCCTCGGGCATCCCGCAGGTCATCGCACCGCTCGTCGACGTCGACGACATGGTCGCCAGGTGGGCGGAGTTACGTCGCGCCCGCGAGCTCGGCCGCGACGAGCCGGCCGAAGCCGCGCCGCCGAAGCGCCGCTGGTGGCGTCGCCGCTAG
- a CDS encoding C39 family peptidase yields the protein MRRTTAFAAALVMTAGLSTAAPAAQADSPAPVITAVEAAAAWHVIPFEHQWQETGYWCGPAATRVALTAVGQYPSQADLAGELPTDEGGTDHISQVTNVLNNHGAGNYVTTEMPNDPPTAEQEQKLWDDIVRTVDQDRAVVANIVAPAGNHPPGYPNETIYHYVSIVGYNPDTSQVYVADSAQFSQGTYWLDFHQMATLIPPKGYSALA from the coding sequence ATGAGACGTACAACCGCATTCGCGGCCGCGCTGGTCATGACAGCAGGGCTGTCCACCGCCGCGCCCGCAGCGCAGGCCGACTCGCCTGCCCCGGTCATCACGGCCGTCGAGGCCGCCGCGGCGTGGCACGTCATCCCGTTCGAACACCAGTGGCAGGAGACGGGCTACTGGTGCGGTCCCGCCGCGACCCGGGTGGCGTTGACCGCCGTCGGCCAGTACCCGTCGCAGGCTGACCTCGCCGGCGAACTGCCGACCGACGAGGGTGGCACCGACCACATCAGCCAGGTCACCAATGTGCTCAACAACCACGGCGCCGGCAACTACGTGACGACCGAGATGCCGAATGACCCGCCGACGGCCGAGCAGGAGCAGAAGCTCTGGGACGACATCGTGCGAACCGTCGACCAGGACCGCGCCGTCGTCGCCAACATCGTCGCGCCCGCGGGTAACCACCCTCCGGGCTACCCGAACGAGACGATCTACCACTACGTCTCGATCGTCGGCTACAACCCGGACACCAGCCAGGTGTACGTCGCGGACTCAGCGCAGTTCAGCCAGGGTACGTACTGGCTGGACTTTCATCAGATGGCGACGCTCATCCCGCCGAAGGGCTACTCGGCACTCGCCTGA
- a CDS encoding DUF3117 domain-containing protein — translation MAAMKPRTGDGPMEVTKEGRGIVMRVPLEGGGRLVVELNADEAGELGTLLQGIG, via the coding sequence ATGGCGGCCATGAAGCCACGGACCGGAGACGGCCCGATGGAGGTCACCAAGGAAGGACGCGGAATCGTCATGCGCGTCCCGCTCGAAGGGGGTGGCCGGTTGGTCGTCGAGCTGAACGCTGACGAGGCCGGTGAGCTCGGGACACTGTTGCAGGGCATCGGCTGA
- a CDS encoding enoyl-CoA hydratase-related protein, whose amino-acid sequence MSEVADAVTYDVSSHVATITLNRPDSMNSLTEQSRAELKDALHRASADSEARAVVLTGSGRAFCVGQDLNEHVAQLRDKPIEEVWSVVAADYAPMATAIATMPKPVIAAINGVAAGAGASLAFAADFRILAEPASFNLAFANIALSCDTGASWTLPRLVGHAKATELLLMPRTVGSAEALSLGLATTVVPVDELDAHVRELALKLAAGPTLAYASIRRALAYAATNSLVDALEYEGQKMALTGASNDHRAAVAAFLAKETPNFEGR is encoded by the coding sequence ATGAGCGAAGTCGCCGACGCAGTCACCTATGACGTGAGCAGTCACGTCGCCACGATCACGCTGAATCGTCCCGATTCGATGAACAGCCTCACGGAGCAGTCAAGGGCAGAGCTCAAGGACGCGCTGCACCGGGCCTCGGCTGACTCCGAAGCGCGTGCCGTGGTGCTCACGGGCTCGGGTCGAGCGTTCTGCGTCGGGCAAGACCTCAACGAGCACGTCGCCCAGCTGCGCGATAAGCCGATCGAGGAGGTGTGGTCGGTCGTCGCGGCCGACTACGCACCCATGGCCACGGCTATCGCAACCATGCCAAAGCCGGTGATCGCTGCGATCAATGGCGTCGCGGCCGGCGCCGGGGCATCGCTCGCGTTCGCCGCCGACTTCCGGATACTCGCCGAGCCGGCCAGTTTCAACCTCGCATTCGCCAACATCGCGCTGTCGTGCGACACCGGCGCTTCCTGGACACTGCCCCGGCTGGTCGGCCACGCCAAGGCGACGGAGCTGCTGTTGATGCCGCGTACCGTCGGCTCCGCCGAGGCGCTCTCCCTCGGCCTCGCCACTACGGTCGTTCCGGTCGACGAGCTCGACGCACACGTACGGGAGCTCGCGCTCAAGCTGGCCGCGGGTCCGACGCTCGCGTACGCCTCGATCAGGCGCGCGCTTGCGTACGCGGCGACGAACAGCCTGGTCGACGCACTCGAGTACGAAGGTCAGAAGATGGCGCTGACCGGCGCCTCGAACGACCATCGTGCCGCCGTCGCGGCGTTCCTCGCCAAGGAGACGCCGAACTTCGAGGGCCGCTGA
- a CDS encoding DUF2817 domain-containing protein, which yields MATATAVMALAATALSAPAPADEGTRGPVHPAVVKVKVIGKSVNGKPIRAWQLGNPKAKRTVVAMAAMHGNELAPRRILWSLRNGRKIRGVNLWVVPTYNPDGARRHHRKNAHGVDLNRNYPVRWKDLDGAYESGPRPKSERETRVMMRFLRRTKPRYVVSFHQPLHGVDSSGPKTSKLARRLSRYLHLPRKSFSCGGKCHGTMTQWFNKRRSGAAVTVELGRSPKKRYLTKVAPRGLLRAVGGRRR from the coding sequence ATGGCAACGGCGACAGCGGTGATGGCACTGGCTGCTACGGCGCTGAGCGCTCCGGCGCCGGCAGACGAAGGGACTCGCGGTCCGGTTCACCCCGCGGTGGTCAAAGTCAAGGTGATCGGCAAGAGCGTCAACGGCAAGCCCATCCGTGCCTGGCAGCTCGGCAATCCCAAGGCCAAGCGGACCGTCGTGGCCATGGCGGCGATGCACGGCAATGAGCTGGCGCCACGGCGCATCCTCTGGAGTCTGCGCAACGGTCGCAAGATCCGTGGCGTCAACCTCTGGGTCGTTCCCACCTACAATCCGGACGGCGCCCGGCGACACCACCGCAAGAACGCGCACGGCGTCGACCTGAACCGCAACTATCCGGTGCGGTGGAAGGATCTCGACGGAGCCTACGAATCCGGACCGCGACCCAAGTCCGAACGCGAGACTCGCGTCATGATGCGTTTCCTGCGCCGTACGAAACCTCGCTATGTCGTGTCGTTCCACCAGCCGCTGCACGGTGTCGACTCATCGGGTCCGAAGACCTCGAAGCTCGCCCGGCGGTTGTCGAGGTACCTGCACTTACCGCGCAAGTCGTTCAGCTGCGGCGGCAAATGCCACGGCACGATGACGCAATGGTTCAACAAGCGTCGAAGCGGTGCGGCGGTCACCGTCGAGCTCGGTAGGTCGCCGAAGAAGCGCTACCTCACCAAGGTCGCCCCGCGCGGTCTGCTGCGCGCGGTCGGCGGCCGTCGCCGCTGA
- a CDS encoding DivIVA domain-containing protein, which translates to MTWFLCIIIAAVLAATFVVASRGGLTMAQTYDDRRDVTLPADRALRADDLRDVEFTIGFRGYRREEVDALLARLGAELSVRELSGDAPAEHDPDDPTATGRTHPET; encoded by the coding sequence GTGACGTGGTTCCTGTGCATCATCATCGCCGCCGTGCTCGCGGCGACGTTCGTCGTCGCCTCCCGCGGCGGGCTGACGATGGCGCAGACGTACGACGATCGCCGTGATGTCACGCTACCCGCCGACCGGGCACTACGCGCCGACGACTTGCGTGACGTCGAGTTCACGATCGGCTTCAGGGGCTATCGCCGCGAGGAGGTCGACGCGCTGCTGGCCCGACTCGGAGCGGAGCTGTCCGTACGTGAGCTGTCCGGCGACGCGCCGGCAGAGCACGACCCGGACGACCCGACGGCGACCGGGCGCACTCATCCAGAAACCTGA
- the folP gene encoding dihydropteroate synthase has product MDLRVGSLVVRPGEYAVMAIINRTPDSFYDAGATYAFDAALERVDEVVEQGADIIDIGGVKAGYGDEVDPTEELRRTAGFVEAVRSRHPDLPISVDTWRGDVAHVLCGLGADLVNDTWAGHDLEIAAVAAENDAGLVCSHTGGLPPRTDPHRVAYDDVVADVVHTTTALAERATELGVDPERILVDPTHDFGKNTRHSLELTRRLGELVATDWPVLVALSNKDFIGETLDAPRDGRLAGTIAATVVSALAGARVFRAHDVRETRQALDMVASIAGDRPPAVARRALA; this is encoded by the coding sequence ATGGACCTGCGCGTAGGGAGTCTCGTCGTACGCCCAGGCGAGTACGCGGTGATGGCGATCATCAACCGGACCCCGGACTCGTTCTACGACGCGGGCGCTACGTACGCATTCGACGCCGCGTTGGAGCGCGTCGACGAAGTGGTCGAGCAGGGCGCCGACATCATCGACATCGGCGGCGTCAAGGCCGGCTACGGCGACGAGGTCGACCCAACCGAGGAGCTTCGTCGTACGGCCGGCTTCGTCGAAGCCGTGCGTTCGCGGCATCCGGACCTGCCGATCAGCGTCGACACCTGGCGTGGCGACGTCGCGCACGTCCTGTGCGGGCTCGGCGCCGACCTGGTCAACGACACCTGGGCGGGCCACGATCTCGAGATAGCCGCCGTCGCCGCGGAGAACGACGCGGGACTCGTCTGCAGCCACACCGGCGGGCTCCCGCCTCGTACAGACCCGCACCGCGTTGCGTACGACGACGTTGTTGCCGACGTCGTACACACGACGACCGCACTCGCCGAACGCGCGACCGAGCTCGGCGTCGATCCCGAGCGCATCCTGGTCGACCCGACCCATGACTTCGGCAAGAACACCAGACACAGCCTCGAACTCACCCGCCGTCTCGGTGAGCTCGTGGCGACCGACTGGCCGGTCCTCGTCGCGCTGTCGAACAAGGACTTCATCGGCGAGACCCTCGATGCTCCTCGCGACGGTCGGCTCGCGGGCACCATCGCCGCAACGGTCGTATCCGCCCTGGCGGGCGCCAGAGTGTTCCGTGCGCACGACGTACGCGAGACCCGGCAGGCGCTCGACATGGTCGCGTCGATCGCGGGCGACCGGCCGCCCGCGGTCGCCCGCCGCGCCCTCGCCTGA
- a CDS encoding TIGR00730 family Rossman fold protein translates to MTDHDPGPKRPREHQRGPVRLRRAQVEPGTTDQRLLDSRGPTDWVHTDPWRVLRIQSEFIEGFGMLAELGPAVSVFGSARTKRDDPTYALGEAVGRGLVEAGYAVITGGGPGAMEAANKGASEAGGVSVGLGIELPFEQGLNDWVDVGITFRYFFARKTMFVKYAQGYIVMPGGLGTLDELFEAITLAQTQKVTSFPVVLLGTAYWSGLIDWLRDTVLADGKIAPADLDRFHLTDDVDDALSHFTTSAV, encoded by the coding sequence ATGACAGACCACGACCCGGGACCGAAGCGGCCGCGTGAGCATCAGCGCGGGCCGGTGCGGCTGCGCCGTGCGCAGGTCGAACCGGGTACGACCGACCAGCGGCTGCTCGACTCGCGCGGACCGACCGACTGGGTGCACACGGACCCGTGGCGAGTACTCCGTATCCAGTCGGAGTTCATCGAAGGCTTCGGCATGTTGGCCGAGCTCGGCCCGGCCGTATCGGTGTTCGGGTCGGCGAGGACGAAACGCGACGATCCGACGTACGCACTCGGCGAGGCGGTAGGTCGCGGGCTCGTCGAGGCCGGGTACGCCGTGATCACCGGGGGTGGTCCGGGCGCGATGGAGGCGGCGAACAAAGGTGCGTCCGAGGCAGGCGGAGTCTCGGTCGGACTCGGTATCGAGCTGCCGTTCGAGCAGGGGCTGAACGACTGGGTCGATGTCGGCATCACGTTCCGCTACTTCTTCGCCCGCAAGACGATGTTCGTGAAGTACGCGCAGGGCTACATCGTGATGCCGGGAGGGCTCGGCACGCTCGACGAGCTGTTCGAGGCGATCACGCTCGCGCAGACCCAGAAGGTGACGTCGTTCCCGGTCGTACTCCTCGGCACCGCGTACTGGTCGGGCCTCATCGACTGGCTACGAGACACCGTCCTCGCCGACGGCAAGATCGCCCCGGCCGACCTCGATCGGTTCCACCTCACCGACGACGTCGACGATGCCCTGAGCCACTTCACCACGTCAGCGGTGTAG
- the dapE gene encoding succinyl-diaminopimelate desuccinylase, which yields MASIDLHTDVVSLTAALVDIESVSRNEAEIADAVEQALTPLPHLSLVRDGHTMVARTDLGRDERVVIAGHLDTVPVNDNLPSQLDGGFLHGLGACDMKGGVAIALRMAATVPEPVRDVTYVFYEAEEIEAKYNGLGRLAREHPDWLSGDFAILMEASNAVVEAGCQGTLRVEVITRGVRAHSARSWMGSNAIHAASPILARLVDYEPRTPVIDGLTYREGLNAVGVRGGVAGNVVPDEARVTVNYRFAPDRSADEALAHVREVFDGFELEVTDLAPGALPGLDRPAAAAFVEAVGGEANPKFGWTDVAQFTALGIPAVNYGPGDPVFAHKQDERVPVEHLRRVESRLRDWLS from the coding sequence ATGGCCTCGATCGACCTGCACACCGACGTCGTCTCGCTCACCGCTGCCCTGGTGGACATCGAGTCGGTGAGTCGTAACGAGGCGGAGATCGCCGATGCGGTCGAGCAAGCGCTGACGCCGTTGCCGCATCTGTCTCTTGTACGCGACGGGCACACGATGGTGGCCCGCACCGACCTCGGCCGCGACGAACGCGTGGTGATCGCCGGACACCTCGACACGGTGCCGGTCAACGACAATCTGCCGTCGCAGCTCGACGGTGGGTTCCTGCATGGTCTCGGCGCTTGCGATATGAAGGGCGGCGTCGCGATCGCGCTGCGGATGGCGGCCACGGTGCCGGAGCCGGTGCGCGATGTGACCTACGTCTTCTACGAGGCCGAGGAGATCGAGGCGAAGTACAACGGGCTCGGCCGTCTGGCGCGGGAGCACCCCGACTGGCTGTCGGGCGATTTCGCGATCCTGATGGAGGCGTCGAACGCCGTCGTCGAGGCAGGCTGCCAGGGCACGTTGCGCGTCGAGGTCATCACCCGCGGCGTACGCGCCCACAGTGCGCGTTCGTGGATGGGCTCGAACGCGATCCACGCCGCGAGTCCGATCCTCGCCAGACTGGTCGACTACGAGCCGCGTACGCCCGTCATCGACGGCCTCACGTACCGCGAAGGGCTCAACGCGGTGGGAGTACGCGGGGGCGTCGCGGGCAATGTGGTGCCGGACGAAGCCCGGGTGACGGTCAACTACCGCTTCGCACCCGACCGTTCGGCCGACGAAGCGCTCGCCCATGTACGCGAGGTGTTCGACGGTTTCGAGCTCGAGGTGACCGATCTTGCGCCAGGTGCCCTGCCCGGCCTGGACCGCCCGGCGGCCGCGGCGTTCGTCGAGGCAGTCGGGGGAGAGGCGAACCCGAAGTTCGGCTGGACCGACGTCGCGCAGTTCACCGCACTCGGCATCCCGGCAGTCAACTACGGCCCGGGTGACCCCGTCTTCGCGCACAAGCAGGATGAACGCGTACCCGTCGAGCACCTGCGTCGGGTCGAGTCGCGACTCCGTGACTGGCTCAGCTGA
- a CDS encoding sensor histidine kinase, with translation MSQTATERSAVRKYWPYAAVAVLTFVTLMGTIHSGAGQPHSRDVDALAVVIALACPLSLLLLPRYPTAVLGLVLALSGVYLALDYPYGPILVSAGITLIGNVVRGNRIVGWVGGAVLYAVLVITAHVLGDEDWSWPAAFGVAAWVLLLLVIGEFIRVRLERSAASRHARAETERRRANEERLRIARELHDVVAHHMSLINVQAGVALHLIDREPERIAPALETIKASSKEALGDLRSLIDVLREHEEAAPRQPLARFRSLDTLIDRSAHAGLTVSEHVSGTERPLPAAVETAAHRIIQEAITNVVRHADADRASVSLDYGADMLTVRIDDNGHVDPDQLTWGNGLRGMQERASSLGGTLDVTKAPAGGIRISVALRTDAR, from the coding sequence GTGAGCCAGACCGCGACCGAGCGCAGCGCCGTGCGTAAGTACTGGCCGTACGCCGCAGTTGCCGTGCTCACGTTCGTCACCTTGATGGGCACGATTCACTCCGGTGCCGGCCAGCCCCACAGTCGCGATGTCGACGCACTCGCCGTCGTGATCGCATTGGCCTGTCCACTCAGCCTGCTTCTCCTCCCCCGCTATCCGACGGCCGTGCTCGGTCTCGTGCTGGCTCTCTCGGGCGTGTACCTGGCACTCGACTACCCGTACGGCCCGATCCTGGTGAGCGCCGGCATCACGCTGATCGGCAACGTGGTCCGCGGCAACCGCATCGTCGGCTGGGTCGGCGGGGCCGTCTTGTACGCCGTGCTGGTCATCACGGCACATGTGTTGGGTGACGAGGACTGGTCGTGGCCAGCGGCCTTTGGCGTCGCGGCCTGGGTACTGCTGCTGCTCGTCATCGGCGAGTTCATCCGGGTGCGGCTCGAGCGAAGTGCTGCGTCACGGCACGCCCGCGCCGAGACCGAGCGCCGCCGAGCCAATGAGGAACGCCTACGAATCGCCCGCGAACTGCATGACGTGGTTGCACACCATATGTCGCTGATCAACGTCCAAGCGGGCGTAGCGCTGCACCTGATCGACCGTGAGCCCGAGCGCATCGCACCCGCACTCGAGACGATCAAGGCGTCGAGCAAGGAGGCACTCGGTGACTTGCGCTCGTTGATCGACGTCCTGCGCGAGCACGAAGAGGCGGCTCCGCGCCAACCGCTCGCGAGGTTCCGGTCGCTGGACACACTGATCGACCGCAGCGCACACGCCGGTCTGACCGTGAGCGAGCACGTGTCCGGTACGGAGCGCCCACTGCCCGCGGCGGTGGAGACGGCCGCGCACCGCATCATCCAAGAGGCGATAACGAACGTCGTCCGACATGCCGATGCCGACCGCGCATCGGTCAGTCTCGACTACGGTGCTGACATGCTGACGGTGCGCATCGATGACAACGGTCATGTCGACCCCGACCAATTGACCTGGGGCAACGGCTTACGCGGCATGCAGGAGCGCGCATCATCGCTCGGCGGCACGCTCGACGTCACCAAGGCACCGGCCGGAGGCATTCGGATCTCGGTGGCGCTGCGGACGGACGCTCGATGA
- a CDS encoding response regulator transcription factor — MIRVALADDQLLVRAGLRALLDAEPDIEVVGEASDGEEAVALVRAEHPDVVLMDIRMPGTDGLQATGAITADDELEGTRIVILTTFDLDEYVFEAIRLGASGFLVKDTEPMELLAGVRAVAGGEALLSPRVTRRLIAEFAQRSRESAVSAEVDLLTEREREIVALVGQGLSNDEIAEQLVVSPATAKTHVSRSMIKLGVRDRAQLVVVAYESGLVKPGWTA; from the coding sequence ATGATCCGCGTCGCGCTGGCCGATGACCAGCTGCTCGTACGTGCCGGTCTGCGCGCGCTGCTCGACGCCGAGCCCGATATCGAGGTCGTAGGCGAGGCCTCGGACGGCGAGGAAGCCGTCGCACTCGTGCGCGCCGAACACCCCGATGTGGTGCTGATGGACATCCGGATGCCAGGCACCGACGGCTTGCAAGCGACCGGCGCCATCACCGCCGACGACGAGCTCGAGGGCACCCGCATCGTGATCCTGACGACCTTCGACCTCGACGAGTACGTCTTCGAGGCCATCCGCCTCGGCGCGAGCGGGTTCCTGGTCAAGGACACAGAGCCAATGGAGTTGCTCGCCGGCGTACGAGCGGTCGCCGGCGGAGAGGCGCTGCTGTCGCCGCGGGTCACTCGCCGGCTGATCGCGGAGTTCGCACAACGCAGCCGAGAGTCGGCTGTCTCCGCCGAGGTCGACCTACTCACCGAACGCGAGCGCGAGATCGTCGCCCTCGTAGGTCAAGGGCTGTCCAACGACGAGATCGCCGAGCAGCTCGTGGTGAGCCCCGCAACCGCCAAGACCCATGTCAGCCGCTCGATGATCAAACTCGGTGTACGCGACCGCGCCCAGCTCGTGGTCGTCGCGTACGAGAGCGGACTCGTCAAACCCGGCTGGACGGCCTAG
- a CDS encoding ABC transporter ATP-binding protein, which translates to MSTTPAVEVRGLSKHYPNGVRAVDSISLTVERGEVYGFLGPNGAGKTTTARMLLGLIKPTSGTVSVLGRAPGDPEALARIGALIEGPGFYPFLSGRDNLRVLARYAGVDRNRIDEVLEVVDLSARAHDRFNGYSLGMKQRLGVAAALLKDPDLVILDEPTNGLDPAGMRDMRGLIRSLGDEGRTVVLSSHLLREVQQVCDRVGVINQGKVLTESTVAELRGAAELRITTDEPVRAAQLVRSMREVDGVAVDGTTLRLSVDESYTAAVNRALVGAGIDVLELRREERELEDVFFELTSNNSTKEPSHV; encoded by the coding sequence ATGTCGACAACACCGGCCGTCGAGGTACGCGGCCTGTCCAAGCACTACCCGAACGGCGTTCGCGCCGTCGACTCGATCAGCCTGACCGTCGAGCGCGGCGAGGTGTACGGCTTCCTCGGCCCGAACGGCGCCGGCAAGACCACGACCGCGAGGATGCTGCTGGGGCTGATCAAACCGACCAGCGGGACGGTCTCGGTACTCGGCCGCGCACCGGGTGATCCCGAAGCACTGGCGCGTATCGGCGCACTGATCGAGGGTCCCGGCTTCTACCCGTTCCTGTCGGGGCGCGACAACCTGCGCGTACTCGCCCGGTACGCTGGTGTCGACCGAAATCGGATCGACGAGGTGCTCGAGGTCGTCGACCTGAGCGCACGCGCCCACGATCGCTTCAACGGGTACTCGCTCGGCATGAAGCAGCGGCTCGGCGTCGCAGCCGCGCTCCTGAAGGATCCGGACCTCGTCATCCTCGACGAGCCGACGAACGGGCTCGACCCGGCAGGGATGCGCGATATGCGTGGGCTCATCCGGTCGCTCGGCGACGAGGGGCGAACCGTCGTACTCTCCAGCCATCTCCTGCGCGAGGTGCAGCAGGTCTGCGATCGGGTGGGTGTCATCAACCAGGGCAAGGTGCTGACCGAGAGCACGGTCGCCGAGCTTCGGGGTGCCGCTGAGCTGCGGATCACCACCGACGAGCCGGTACGCGCAGCTCAGCTCGTGCGGTCGATGCGCGAGGTCGACGGTGTCGCAGTCGACGGCACCACGCTGCGCCTGTCCGTCGACGAGTCGTACACAGCAGCTGTCAACCGCGCCCTCGTAGGCGCCGGTATCGACGTGCTCGAGCTCCGCCGCGAAGAGCGCGAGCTCGAGGACGTCTTCTTCGAACTGACCAGCAACAACTCGACCAAGGAGCCCAGCCATGTATGA